From Argopecten irradians isolate NY chromosome 2, Ai_NY, whole genome shotgun sequence, the proteins below share one genomic window:
- the LOC138315002 gene encoding solute carrier family 23 member 1-like isoform X1: MSTKNRSNNTKSESGNQTDPPSHDRGPEEKPLNGKEIKVVIESEQVPTLLYNVSDRVPIRLAIFFAFQQALIALSASLAVSSFVADVACASEFPDIKRDLLSTTLLMNGVTTLMMVTIGARLPLFQGAAADYVVPLLAMHMVNPDACKLPEELGVHPAFNSSNIEVTGISVESNASSLLIQQIKRDRALSKLQEFQGCLILVGIIHCLVGLTGAAGLLLKFIGPVTVVPAILLGGIFISRATTKFARIHWGLSFVTAATALAVSLYFGKRRMPCPAWSRKKGFYIFWYPFHQVFSILIGLLAGWGLSAILTVSGVLTNDPSIPEYMARTDAQADIIARANWFKVPYPNQFGPPSFSTGVFIAFFIGTLTSILDSIGDYYACARTCNVPPPPRYAVNRGLAIEGFGSTLSGLLGCGHATTTYGGNIGAIGLTKVASRDVLLWTSFIYIVFGLVGKISAVFITIPVPVLGGAMIVMFGMFNGIVLSNLQVISLSSTRNLAVIGTSLLVGLMVPYWLETYPEDLDTGSAYADNIIKTLLSNPILVGGVLAAFLDNTVPGTAEERGITAWQEPEKSNITQKYNEGLEVYIPLLPVRWLSWRVMKYLPFCQYRAAEDTDKQIDSQCRL, from the exons ATGTCTACCAAAAATCGATCAAACAACACAAAAAGTGAGAGTGGCAATCAGACTGACCCTCCATCACATGACCGAGGACCAGAGGAAAAGCCCCTCAATGGCAAAGAAATCAAGGTGGTGATCGAGAGTGAACAGGTCCCAACCCTTCTATACAACGTCTCCGACAGGGTTCCAATAAGGCTTGCCATTTTCTTTGCTTTTCAG caaGCTTTAATCGCTCTGTCGGCATCCCTGGCTGTTTCGTCCTTCGTGGCCGATGTCGCTTGTGCGTCCGAATTCCCTGACATCAAGAGGGACCTTCTGAGCACAACATTGTTGATGAATGGAGTCACAACTCTAATGATGGTGACTATAGGCGCAAG GCTTCCATTGTTCCAAGGAGCAGCCGCCGACTACGTCGTGCCGTTACTCGCAATGCATATGGTAAATCCGGACGCTTGTAAATTACCAGAGG AACTTGGTGTACATCCAGCTTTTAATTCTAGTAATATAGAAGTAACTGGAATCAGCGTCGAAAGCAACGCATCGAGTCTTCTTATACAGCAAATTAAACGAGATCGAGCCCTATCCAAACTGCAAGAA TTTCAGGGCTGTCTGATCCTGGTCGGCATTATCCACTGTTTGGTAGGGTTGACAGGAGCGGCTGGTCTTCTTCTAAAGTTTATTGGTCCCGTCACAGTAGTCCCGGCTATCTTACTTGGCGGTATTTTTATATCGCGAGCTACAACAAAGTTTGCCAGGATTCACTGGGGCCTATCGTTTGT CACGGCAGCAACAGCCCTTGCTGTGTCCCTCTATTTCGGGAAAAGGAGGATGCCATGTCCTGCCTGGTCAAGGAAGAAAGGATTTTATATATTCTGGTATCCCTTTCATCAAGTTTTTTCG ATTCTGATTGGCCTTTTGGCTGGCTGGGGTCTGTCGGCTATCCTGACGGTGTCAGGTGTGTTAACAAATGACCCATCGATACCAGAATACATGGCAAGGACGGACGCTCAAGCTGACATCATCGCCAGGGCCAACTGGTTTAAAGTTCCTTATCCAA ATCAATTTGGACCACCGTCTTTCAGCACGGGAGTATTTATTGCCTTTTTCATCGGTACGCTCACGTCCATCCTTGACTCTATCGGAGATTACTACGCATGCGCAAGGACATGCAATGTACCACCGCCACCTCGTTACGCTGTAAACAGAGGTCTGGCTATTGAAGGCTTCGGGAGTACCTTGTCTGGATTACTGGGCTGTGGTCATGCTACAACTACATACGGGGGAAACATCGGAGCCATAGGTCTAACGAAG GTGGCCAGTCGGGATGTTCTGTTATGGACGTctttcatttatattgtattcGGTCTCGTTGGGAAGATTTCTGCAGTCTTTATTACCATACCAGTTCCCGTCCTAGGGGGCGCCATGATCGTCATGTTTGGAATGTTTAACGGTATCGTCCTTTCCAACCTCCAAGTGATATCGTTGTCATCTACTCGGAACCTCGCTGTCATCGGAACGTCCCTACTCGTAGGTTTGATGGTGCCTTACTGGCTAGAAACCTATCCAGAAGATCTTGATACAG gtAGCGCTTATGCCGACAACATAATCAAAACACTTTTGTCCAACCCAATCCTGGTAGGCGGTGTACTGGCAGCGTTTCTTGATAACACAGTCCCGG GAACAGCAGAAGAGCGAGGAATCACAGCATGGCAGGAGCCAGAGAAAAGTAACATCACCCAGAAATATAATGAGGGTCTAGAAGTGTACATACCGCTTCTACCCG
- the LOC138315003 gene encoding solute carrier family 23 member 2-like — protein MTDAKHNMENGEGGVGIELDNCDKISNVADIEFSEVAEPLIYKVSDRPPIHMTFFFAFQQVLVALSGSLAISSFVADVACASDFSDIRTELLSSTLLMNGVTTLLMVTIGARLPLFQGAASDYVVPLLAMQVIDKDFCALPVSSSTYTETENSSLPVTNSTGVDTDLRRQLAFTKLQEFQGCLIIVGIIHCLVGLTGISGFLLRFIGPVTVVPAILLSGIFLSRATAKFARSHWGMAAVTAVTSIVLSLYIGHKKMPCPAWSRKKGFFIYWYPFHQVFSLLIGILVGWLLSAIMTLSGVLTDDTSNVQYMSRVDAQAGIITNASWFSVPYPNQFGPPSFHTGVFIAFLLATITSILDSIGDYYACARVCDVCPPPRHAVNRGIAVEGFASIISGALGCGHATTTNGGSIGAVGVTKVASRDVFVCVAVIYIIFGLVGKVSAVFITIPQPVLGGAMIVMFGMFNGIVLSNLQVLSLSSTRNLAIIGTSLLVGLMVPYWLEAFPDDFDTGNAYNNNIIKTLLANPNLCGGVVACFLDNTVPGTARERGITAWQEYDKQEKVRKYSEGPEVYLPLFPETWFSWKVMKYLPFCYYRSEVKHEQPSVLTEKLQNHTEE, from the exons ATGACGGACGCGAAACATAACATGGAGAATGGAGAAGGAGGAGTTGGGATCGAGCTCGATAATTGTGACAAGATATCCAATGTGGCCGACATAGAATTCTCAGAAGTTGCGGAACCTCTTATATACAAAGTTTCGGACAGACCACCAATACACATGACATTCTTCTTCGCCTttcag cAAGTGTTGGTGGCATTATCAGGATCGCTTGCTATATCATCCTTCGTCGCCGACGTGGCATGTGCGTCCGACTTTTCCGACATCAGGACCGAGCTCCTCAGCTCCACACTGCTGATGAATGGTGTTACCACGTTGCTGATGGTAACAATAGGTGCACG GCTTCCGCTGTTTCAGGGTGCGGCATCCGACTATGTTGTCCCTCTCTTGGCTATGCAGGTCATCGACAAAGATTTCTGTGCACTTCCAG TATCTTCCAGTACATATACGGAAACGGAAAATTCCAGTCTGCCAGTGACTAACAGCACAGGGGTTGACACGGACCTAAGGAGACAACTGGCATTTACCAAATTACAAGAG TTTCAGGGTTGTTTGATCATTGTCGGTATCATCCATTGCCTGGTTGGATTGACGGGAATCAGTGGCTTCCTTCTGAGGTTCATAGGACCTGTTACGGTTGTACCAGCCATATTACTCAGCGGCATATTCCTGTCTCGTGCTACAGCCAAATTCGCAAGATCGCACTGGGGCATGGCGGCAGT AACTGCAGTGACCTCCATTGTCCTATCTCTTTATATTGGCCATAAGAAGATGCCGTGTCCTGCCTGGTCAAGAAAGAAAGGATTTTTTATCTACTGGTATCCTTTCCATCAGGTTTTCTCG CTACTAATTGGTATCCTTGTCGGATGGTTGTTGTCCGCTATAATGACCTTGTCAGGCGTTTTGACAGACGACACAAGCAATGTTCAGTACATGTCTAGGGTAGATGCACAGGCAGGAATTATCACCAATGCCAGCTGGTTTAGTGTCCCATATCCAA ATCAGTTTGGGCCTCCATCATTCCACACAGGAGTGTTCATAGCATTTCTACTTGCCACAATTACTTCTATTCTGGACTCGATTGGTGACTATTACGCGTGCGCAAGGGTTTGTGATGTTTGTCCGCCACCACGACACGCCGTAAATCGAGGAATAGCCGTTGAGGGCTTCGCTAGTATAATATCCGGGGCACTGGGTTGTGGCCATGCCACCACAACGAATGGGGGGAGTATTGGAGCCGTAGGAGTAACAAag GTCGCCAGCCGTGATGTGTTCGTGTGTGTAGcggtcatttatataatatttggcCTAGTTGGAAAGGTGTCTGCAGTCTTCATAACTATACCACAGCCGGTACTGGGGGGTGCTATGATCGTCATGTTTGGAATGTTTAACGGTATCGTTCTTTCCAACCTCCAAGTGTTATCGTTGTCATCTACTCGGAACCTCGCTATCATCGGAACCTCTCTACTTGTTGGTCTCATGGTTCCATACTGGTTGGAAGCTTTTCCAGACGATTTTGATACCG GAAATGCAtataacaacaacattataaaaACTCTGTTAGCCAACCCGAACCTGTGTGGAGGGGTAGTAGCGTGTTTCCTTGACAACACAGTCCCTG GCACGGCAAGAGAGAGGGGCATCACCGCTTGGCAGGAATATGACAAACAAGAGAAAGTCCGGAAGTACAGTGAGGGACCGGAAGTGTATTTGCCATTGTTTCCGGAGACATGGTTCTCGTGGAAGGTCATGAAATATCTGCCGTTCTGTTATTATCGATCGGAAGTAAAACATGAACAGCCGTCGGTGCTCACAGAAAAACTACAGAACCACACTGAGGAGTAA
- the LOC138316944 gene encoding uncharacterized protein yields MDLTGPQLCYNYTSNVIGPGELKTFKCPASIEGRFVRITKHTVASTALRLCEVIVEVNADTCTILDLALNKSATQSTTYDDGKDHAGDAWRSVDGNLDPNMPVGQSCSHTDQVGHQWWQVDLVRYYHITQVSIQNRDVVPHRLGNVSVEVSETNNFDIHSEFYDAKLCHYYEASDVPASTLLILPCSDNIVGRYIRISKFVPILYDVLSFCEVIVEGGDPSCIQGTTGITATTTVTENTTDEQTDTTDSPEITSTTISLPSTCPCSCRGSIEKYYNRSIESLLDELREELMVSKKETASYTRTLVSVDDGRTSSRNIGYVGIVLLVAVGLSIVVPDVVSLAMYMKGK; encoded by the exons ATGGACCTGACCGGGCCTCAACTTTGTTATAACTACACGTCCAATGTCATTGGGCCCGGTGAGCTGAAGACATTCAAATGTCCAGCGAGTATTGAGGGACGCTTCGTGAGGATAACAAAGCATACCGTAGCCAGTACAGCGCTTAGGCTCTGTGAAGTCATAGTGGAAG TAAATGCCGATACGTGTACCATCCTTGATTTGGCTTTAAATAAATCagccacacagtcaactacCTATGACGATGGTAAGGATCACGCCGGAGACGCGTGGCGATCAGTGGATGGGAACCTGGACCCGAACATGCCTGTCGGTCAGTCATGTTCACACACAGATCAAGTTGGACACCAGTGGTGGCAGGTGGACCTTGTTAGATATTATCATATCACGCAGGTGTCCATCCAAAACAGGGATGTAGTCC CCCACCGATTGGGTAATGTGAGTGTTGAGGTATCAGAAACCAACAACTTTGACATCCACAGTGAGTTCTACGATGCTAAGCTATGTCACTATTACGAAGCCTCAGACGTCCCAGCCAGTACGCTGCTCATTCTCCCTTGTTCCGACAATATCGTTGGGCGATATATCAGAATCTCCAAGTTCGTTCCGATATTATATGATGTCTTATCATTCTGTGAAGTGATCGTCGAAG GCGGTGACCCATCATGCATCCAGGGCACAACAGGAATTACCGCGACTACTACAGTAACCGAAAATACTACAGACGAGCAGACAGACACCACAGATAGTCCTGAGATCACGAGTACCACAATTAGTCTTCCCTCTACATGCCCGTGTAGCTGTAGGGGATCGATTGAGAAATACTACAACAGGAGCATTGAGAGCCTGCTGGATGAACTAAGAGAAGAGTTGATGGTCAGTAAAAAAGAAACAGCCTCTTATACAAGAACACTGGTCAGTGTTGACGACGGTAGGACATCCTCACGTAACATCGGATACGTTGGAATTGTCCTTCTGGTGGCCGTAGGACTAAGTATCGTCGTGCCGGACGTGGTCAGTCTGGCGATGTATATGAAAGGAAAATGA